Proteins from a genomic interval of Zonotrichia leucophrys gambelii isolate GWCS_2022_RI chromosome 5, RI_Zleu_2.0, whole genome shotgun sequence:
- the RPS13 gene encoding small ribosomal subunit protein uS15 has translation MGRMHAPGKGLSQSALPYRRSVPTWLKLTSDDVKEQIYKLAKKGLTPSQIGVILRDSHGVAQVRFVTGNKILRILKSKGLAPDLPEDLYHLIKKAVAVRKHLERNRKDKDAKFRLILIESRIHRLARYYKTKRVLPPNWKYESSTASALVA, from the exons ATGGGTCGCATGCACGCTCCCGG AAAGGGCCTGTCCCAGTCCGCCTTGCCCTACCGGCGCAGCGTGCCCACG TGGCTGAAACTTACTTCTGATGATGTAAAGGAACAGATCTACAAGTTGGCTAAAAAGGGCCTGACTCCCTCCCAGATTG GTGTGATCCTGAGGGATTCCCACGGCGTTGCCCAGGTTCGCTTTGTAACTGGCAACAAAATTCTGAGAATCCTGAAATCCAAGGGCCTGGCCCCAGACCTCCCAGAGGATCTTTATCACCTGATCAAGAAAGCAGTTGCTGTTCGAAAGCATCTTGAGAGAAACAGAAAG GACAAAGATGCCAAGTTCCGCCTGATTCTGATCGAGAGCAGGATCCACAGGCTGGCTCGCTACTACAAAACCAAGAGAGTGCTGCCACCCAACTGGAAGTA TGAATCATCGACAGCTTCTGCCCTGGTCGCATAA